A window of the Kosakonia radicincitans DSM 16656 genome harbors these coding sequences:
- a CDS encoding TolC family protein, which yields MKRYSLSLRLGGVLLGLMCSAVQAEPLTLTQSLAAAERYSAELSANRNEAQALDAMADSARQLPDPKLKFGIENVPVQGNNDRRLTREGMTMQRIGIMQQYVSAEKRDRKAETLLAEAQSVSAKSSVVRANLQRDTAQAWLDLALSEQALQTARKLLAETERQQGAQRASVGAGNAAPDSVLAFRVGLSAMRDKVTLAERDVQLAQTRLMQLTGETVTAVSGDLPRYQRLPADEKTLEQGIAQHPDIVAAASAANSAKARSAESAIAAIPDVEVEVWYGRRAEGYEDMAGVMFTVDLPLFQSHRQDKDHAADVSRTMQANDQLALAERDHMAQLHSLIAEYNAAQTLWMRQRDEVLPMVRQRATLLAAQYRSGQSDLSALLEARRNVLDSELAVNQAEKEMAQKWAAIRWLIPQELM from the coding sequence ATGAAACGATACTCACTGAGCCTGCGGCTCGGTGGGGTATTGCTCGGACTGATGTGCTCCGCCGTGCAGGCGGAGCCATTGACGCTGACGCAATCCCTGGCCGCCGCGGAACGCTACTCTGCCGAACTTTCCGCCAACCGTAATGAAGCGCAGGCACTGGATGCGATGGCGGATTCCGCCCGCCAGTTGCCGGATCCAAAACTGAAATTTGGTATCGAAAACGTGCCGGTGCAGGGCAACAATGACCGCCGCTTAACCCGTGAGGGAATGACTATGCAGCGGATCGGCATCATGCAGCAGTACGTCAGCGCGGAAAAACGCGACCGCAAAGCCGAAACCCTGCTGGCCGAAGCGCAGAGCGTCAGTGCCAAATCCTCAGTGGTGCGCGCTAATTTACAGCGTGATACCGCGCAGGCGTGGCTCGATCTGGCGTTGTCAGAACAGGCGCTGCAAACCGCGCGTAAGCTGCTGGCAGAAACGGAACGCCAGCAGGGCGCACAGCGCGCCAGCGTCGGCGCAGGTAATGCCGCGCCGGACAGCGTGCTGGCATTTCGCGTGGGCTTAAGCGCGATGCGCGACAAAGTCACCCTCGCCGAACGTGATGTGCAACTGGCGCAAACCCGCTTGATGCAGCTTACCGGCGAGACGGTGACTGCCGTTTCTGGCGATCTTCCTCGTTATCAACGCTTGCCTGCCGATGAAAAAACGCTGGAGCAGGGCATTGCTCAGCATCCTGACATTGTCGCTGCCGCCAGCGCCGCCAACAGCGCGAAAGCGCGTTCGGCGGAGTCAGCGATTGCGGCCATTCCGGATGTGGAAGTTGAAGTGTGGTACGGACGTCGCGCTGAAGGTTACGAGGATATGGCCGGGGTGATGTTCACCGTCGACCTGCCGCTGTTCCAGTCCCATCGTCAGGATAAAGATCACGCTGCGGATGTCTCGCGCACCATGCAAGCCAACGATCAACTGGCGCTGGCCGAGCGGGATCATATGGCGCAACTGCATTCTCTGATTGCTGAGTACAACGCGGCGCAAACGCTGTGGATGCGCCAGCGCGATGAAGTGCTGCCGATGGTGCGTCAGCGCGCCACCTTGCTGGCAGCCCAGTATCGTTCCGGGCAGTCGGATTTGTCGGCGCTGCTGGAAGCGCGCCGTAACGTCCTCGACAGCGAGCTGGCCGTTAATCAGGCCGAGAAAGAGATGGCGCAGAAATGGGCCGCGATCCGTTGGTTGATCCCGCAGGAGTTGATGTGA
- a CDS encoding copper-binding protein yields MRSYVLCMLSGVLLFSVSAVQAEDMHAMHGMHDMSQHAAMQAQEYQSQGTIKKLTADSVSIAHAAIPALNWPPMTMQFALAQGSALPAVKVGDKVSFTFVQSESGYQLVSLTPQK; encoded by the coding sequence ATGCGTTCTTATGTACTGTGCATGCTGTCTGGCGTGCTGTTGTTCTCCGTTTCCGCTGTTCAGGCGGAAGATATGCATGCGATGCACGGCATGCACGATATGTCGCAACATGCGGCAATGCAGGCTCAGGAATACCAGAGCCAGGGTACCATCAAAAAACTCACCGCCGATTCTGTTTCCATCGCTCACGCTGCTATTCCGGCGCTGAACTGGCCGCCAATGACCATGCAATTCGCACTGGCGCAGGGCAGCGCGTTGCCTGCGGTAAAAGTGGGCGACAAGGTGAGTTTCACCTTTGTTCAGAGTGAGAGCGGTTACCAGCTCGTTTCATTGACGCCACAAAAATAA